Proteins co-encoded in one Marinobacter qingdaonensis genomic window:
- a CDS encoding organic solvent ABC transporter permease, with product MRSVHLTRLLLTLVAAAALSGCLDDGSSGSDDASVGRLNYNGFEGLSYQTASQSGTTNIEGEFRYYPGETLSFRVGDLALVDGVPAQEFVTPLEFYADVRAALANPAFDDEGLSTHTLTEQQLLSDPTLRNLTRFLMALNWTENVREGEGIEIRERVIQQLNAALPGLSGPIDFTVSEQAFAAQEENPSPANQLLAEICFYPADDERCTLPPTLADIDAAPPRPENDEDRDPEIDYREDLEAKRERILDAKRSLEDIDAEDARTYLTRELKAISTVIANRYYLNEDVISHPAEDTDLKSVSIRRIGGAANLAEVEAISTRPVEVVVNATSWQEADVEYFVAGDAGGESELVVSFRPDDTYRWVRKQLRVLIR from the coding sequence CCGACTGTTACTCACCCTCGTTGCGGCGGCGGCCCTGTCCGGCTGCCTCGATGACGGCAGCTCCGGAAGCGATGACGCCAGCGTCGGCCGCCTGAATTATAACGGCTTCGAAGGCCTGAGTTACCAGACCGCCAGCCAGAGCGGCACCACCAATATCGAAGGTGAATTTCGCTACTACCCGGGCGAAACCCTGAGCTTTCGGGTGGGCGACCTGGCCCTTGTCGACGGCGTGCCGGCCCAGGAGTTCGTCACGCCCCTGGAGTTCTACGCCGATGTGCGCGCCGCGCTGGCCAATCCCGCGTTCGACGACGAGGGCTTGAGCACCCACACCCTGACCGAGCAACAGCTGCTGAGCGACCCGACGCTCAGAAACCTCACCCGCTTCCTGATGGCCCTGAACTGGACCGAAAACGTGCGCGAGGGCGAGGGCATCGAAATCCGGGAGCGGGTGATCCAACAGCTGAACGCCGCGCTGCCCGGCCTGAGTGGGCCCATCGATTTTACCGTCAGTGAGCAGGCCTTCGCGGCGCAGGAAGAGAACCCATCACCGGCGAACCAGCTATTGGCTGAAATTTGCTTCTATCCGGCGGACGACGAGCGCTGCACCCTGCCACCGACCCTGGCCGACATTGACGCGGCGCCGCCCCGCCCTGAGAACGACGAGGATCGGGATCCGGAGATCGACTACCGGGAGGACCTGGAAGCGAAACGGGAGCGCATACTCGACGCCAAACGCAGCCTGGAGGACATTGATGCAGAGGATGCCCGGACCTACCTCACGCGGGAGCTAAAGGCCATCTCCACCGTCATTGCCAATCGCTATTACCTGAACGAGGATGTCATCAGTCACCCGGCCGAGGATACCGACCTCAAGTCGGTGTCCATTCGGCGCATCGGGGGGGCCGCCAACCTGGCCGAAGTCGAGGCGATCAGCACCCGACCGGTCGAGGTTGTGGTCAATGCCACCAGTTGGCAGGAGGCCGACGTGGAGTACTTCGTGGCCGGAGACGCCGGCGGGGAGTCGGAACTGGTGGTCAGCTTCCGGCCGGATGACACCTATCGCTGGGTGCGCAAGCAGCTCCGGGTGCTCATCCGCTGA